In Flavobacteriales bacterium, the following proteins share a genomic window:
- a CDS encoding lamin tail domain-containing protein produces the protein MNKWSLNIKWLFLLVAMMSFFSTSAQFTDNFTDGDFTNNPTWSGNNSLFTITSGELNSQSPTAANYYLSTPSTIASNVEFIFELNLKFATSGSNYVDVYLMSDVADLLNPSNGYFVRIGSTQDDIKLYKITGGTEALLIDGADASVNSSTNNPFRIKVTRDASNLWTLLYDDGILGSYLNAGSIVDPQHSSSAFFGVKIIQSSAASVINNHFFDNFYVGTIGADVTPPAIDSVVVVNTNNIDVYFNETVELSSSQTIGNYSVNNGIGNPISATRDLTDSSMVHLSFAASFTNGMLNTLTVNNVEDISSNPTANTTKTFTYLVIVVPNYRDIVINEIFADPTPQVGLPTVEFVELYNPSSTAYNLLGWKFINTTTVKTLPNFVLAPNGYVILCNSTDTALFTPYGNVIGISSFTALTNGGDSLTLMDNNNVLLDAVAYDISWYQDAVKSDGGWTLELINPTNNCGGSLNWTSSISLDGGTPGTQNSVYSIAPDITAPQISSVVVNSLSQLTVNFNETMDSTSLANATITINNGISVVSRVVLNKPNKVVLNVTPNLDSTTVYTVQLLTPTDCSGNNLSPNSTTFGIGASPEPFDLVINEIFADPDPTVGLPLFEYIELFNKSNKIIDLSGLKVVDPLSTSGFLSGKLLPNEYIIVCSSTSIGQFTPYGKVVGPTSFPSLNNSSDSIKLIKASGEIIHQVNYSDTWYQDATKKDGGWSLEMIDPNNPCGEENNWRASTKWFGGTPGTQNAIFGSNPDNVAPQLISAFALNDSTVQITFNENTFLGTLSINNGITINTIQQLTGKTYLITLVNKLAFQTTYTITANSITDCIGNLGNSNFNFSLPEQGLAGDVVINEVLFNPYTGGSDFVEIYNNSNKYINLQNWYLANYDNDSISNKKLITAQSYVLYPGEFTVLTKDANNIKTEYINAKQDRMLQMATLPTYNNSDGNVYLINNLSSTVDNFKYDEKMHFALLNDVKGVSLERIDYNRLSSDKTNWHSAAEDVGFATPGYENSQFQKAEINDEITISPETFSPDNDGIDDVVNISYQFAEGGYVANIVIYDSKGRLTKNLLLNELLGTSGTFSWDGINENNEKSAIGIYIIYIEIFNLKGEVKKFKKTCVLGGHF, from the coding sequence ATGAATAAATGGAGTTTAAATATAAAATGGTTGTTTTTGTTGGTTGCCATGATGTCGTTTTTTTCGACTAGCGCACAATTTACCGATAATTTTACTGACGGCGATTTTACGAACAACCCTACATGGAGTGGCAACAATTCGTTGTTTACTATTACCTCAGGAGAATTAAACTCTCAAAGCCCAACAGCTGCAAATTATTATTTAAGCACTCCATCAACTATAGCTTCAAATGTTGAGTTTATTTTTGAATTGAATTTAAAATTTGCGACATCTGGAAGTAATTATGTAGATGTGTATTTAATGTCGGATGTTGCTGATTTATTAAATCCTAGTAATGGTTATTTTGTACGTATAGGAAGTACTCAAGACGACATTAAACTTTATAAAATTACTGGTGGAACAGAAGCTCTTTTAATTGATGGAGCAGATGCCAGCGTTAACAGTAGCACTAATAATCCGTTTAGAATTAAAGTTACTCGTGATGCTTCAAATTTGTGGACTTTACTTTATGATGATGGTATTTTAGGTTCTTATTTAAATGCTGGGTCAATAGTAGATCCACAACACTCTTCATCTGCTTTTTTTGGTGTAAAAATTATTCAATCATCAGCGGCATCGGTAATTAACAATCATTTTTTTGATAATTTTTATGTTGGCACAATTGGGGCAGATGTTACTCCTCCTGCAATTGATTCGGTAGTTGTTGTTAACACAAACAACATTGATGTTTATTTTAACGAAACAGTTGAATTATCTTCCTCTCAAACCATTGGGAACTATTCGGTAAACAATGGAATTGGCAACCCAATATCTGCAACTCGAGATTTGACAGATTCTTCAATGGTTCATTTGAGTTTTGCAGCCTCTTTTACCAACGGAATGTTAAATACCTTAACCGTTAATAATGTTGAAGATATAAGTTCAAACCCAACAGCAAACACAACAAAAACATTTACTTATTTAGTGATAGTTGTCCCAAATTATAGAGACATTGTAATCAATGAAATTTTTGCCGATCCAACACCACAAGTTGGTTTGCCAACGGTTGAATTTGTTGAGTTGTATAACCCTTCTTCTACTGCATACAATCTGTTGGGCTGGAAATTTATTAATACCACAACAGTTAAAACGCTACCCAACTTCGTTTTGGCACCAAACGGTTATGTTATACTTTGCAACAGCACAGATACAGCTTTGTTTACTCCTTATGGGAATGTAATAGGAATTTCATCTTTTACTGCATTAACTAACGGTGGTGATAGTTTAACATTAATGGACAACAACAATGTTTTGTTAGATGCTGTGGCTTACGACATCAGTTGGTACCAAGATGCGGTTAAAAGCGATGGGGGTTGGACTTTAGAGTTGATTAATCCAACCAACAATTGTGGAGGCTCACTAAACTGGACCTCTTCCATAAGTTTAGATGGAGGAACGCCTGGAACACAAAACTCGGTTTACAGTATTGCTCCTGATATTACTGCTCCACAAATTAGTAGCGTGGTGGTAAATAGTTTGTCACAACTAACGGTTAATTTTAACGAAACCATGGATAGCACTAGTCTTGCTAATGCCACCATAACCATTAACAATGGAATAAGTGTGGTATCTAGAGTTGTTTTAAACAAACCCAACAAGGTGGTTTTGAATGTTACACCAAACCTAGATTCTACAACAGTGTACACGGTACAACTTTTAACTCCAACCGATTGTAGCGGAAATAATCTAAGCCCAAACTCAACAACATTTGGTATTGGGGCATCACCAGAACCATTCGATTTAGTGATTAATGAAATTTTTGCCGACCCAGACCCAACCGTTGGATTACCATTGTTTGAATACATAGAGCTGTTCAATAAATCGAATAAAATAATTGATTTGTCTGGATTAAAAGTTGTCGACCCACTTTCTACTAGTGGATTTTTATCAGGAAAATTATTACCTAACGAATACATTATTGTTTGTAGCTCAACAAGTATTGGTCAGTTTACACCTTACGGAAAAGTTGTTGGACCAACAAGTTTCCCATCGTTAAACAATTCAAGTGATAGCATAAAATTAATTAAAGCTTCTGGCGAAATTATTCACCAAGTTAACTATTCTGACACTTGGTATCAAGATGCTACTAAAAAAGATGGTGGTTGGAGTTTGGAAATGATAGACCCAAACAATCCTTGTGGAGAAGAAAACAACTGGAGAGCTTCAACAAAATGGTTTGGCGGAACACCGGGTACGCAAAACGCTATTTTTGGCTCAAACCCTGATAATGTTGCTCCTCAATTAATAAGTGCATTTGCATTGAACGACTCAACGGTTCAAATCACATTTAATGAAAACACTTTTTTAGGAACATTGTCAATCAACAATGGTATTACGATAAACACCATCCAACAACTTACTGGTAAAACCTACTTAATTACGTTAGTTAATAAATTAGCTTTTCAAACAACCTACACCATTACAGCCAATAGCATTACCGATTGTATAGGCAATTTAGGCAATTCAAACTTTAATTTTTCTTTACCCGAACAAGGTTTGGCTGGTGACGTAGTAATTAACGAAGTGTTGTTTAATCCCTATACTGGTGGAAGCGACTTTGTGGAAATTTATAACAATTCTAACAAATATATCAACCTACAAAATTGGTACTTAGCCAATTATGACAATGATAGTATTTCAAATAAAAAGCTAATTACGGCACAATCATATGTGTTGTATCCAGGAGAGTTTACTGTTTTAACCAAAGATGCCAACAACATTAAAACGGAGTACATCAATGCTAAGCAAGATAGAATGTTGCAAATGGCAACTTTACCCACATACAACAATAGCGATGGGAATGTTTATTTAATCAACAACCTAAGTTCAACCGTTGATAATTTTAAGTACGATGAGAAAATGCACTTTGCTTTATTGAACGATGTAAAAGGAGTTTCTTTAGAACGTATTGACTACAACAGATTATCGAGCGATAAAACCAATTGGCATTCTGCTGCAGAAGATGTTGGTTTTGCTACTCCTGGTTACGAAAATTCGCAATTCCAAAAAGCAGAAATTAATGATGAAATTACGATAAGCCCCGAAACTTTTTCGCCTGACAATGACGGGATTGATGATGTGGTAAACATCTCCTACCAATTTGCTGAGGGGGGTTATGTTGCCAATATTGTAATTTATGATTCGAAAGGAAGGCTAACCAAAAACTTGTTGTTAAACGAGTTATTAGGAACTTCAGGAACATTTAGTTGGGACGGAATAAATGAAAACAACGAAAAATCAGCTATTGGTATTTACATTATTTACATTGAGATTTTTAACCTAAAAGGCGAAGTAAAGAAGTTTAAAAAGACTTGCGTTTTGGGAGGACATTTTTAG
- a CDS encoding CPBP family intramembrane metalloprotease — protein MQLLLIAMLCVGSATLFSLLAGLIVMLFFGVDLQSYGDYSNPQVIEGLKFFQLLSAIGVFIVPPILFGWIVYRKPIASLSLKTFSTPINWLLVLASMVVTMPFMTWLVEFNEQLILPDFLAPLENWMKQSEQSAEALTKVFLTFNGVGSFVYILLIVAIVPAVGEELLFRGVLQKIMVSWFKNYHVAIWVTAILFSALHMQFYGFLPRMLLGALFGYVFYWSGSLWLPIFGHFINNGSVVALSYLYPEMMENTEITLFDSEMNWIASIVSAVLMVGLMLFFKRINHKQLAIDKL, from the coding sequence ATGCAATTGTTGTTAATTGCTATGCTTTGTGTGGGTTCTGCAACACTATTTTCTCTGCTTGCTGGCTTAATAGTTATGCTATTTTTTGGTGTTGATTTACAAAGCTATGGCGATTATTCCAACCCCCAAGTAATAGAGGGGCTTAAATTTTTTCAATTGTTGAGTGCTATTGGAGTTTTTATTGTTCCACCAATTTTATTTGGCTGGATAGTTTACCGTAAACCCATAGCGTCTTTATCGCTAAAAACGTTTTCTACTCCAATAAATTGGTTGTTGGTATTGGCTTCAATGGTTGTTACAATGCCTTTTATGACATGGTTGGTGGAGTTTAATGAGCAACTTATTTTACCCGATTTTTTAGCTCCACTTGAAAACTGGATGAAACAAAGCGAACAAAGCGCCGAAGCCTTAACCAAAGTGTTTTTAACCTTTAATGGTGTTGGCAGTTTTGTATATATTCTGCTTATTGTAGCCATTGTTCCTGCGGTTGGAGAGGAGTTGTTGTTTAGAGGAGTGTTGCAAAAAATTATGGTAAGTTGGTTTAAAAATTACCATGTTGCCATTTGGGTTACGGCCATTTTATTTAGTGCCTTACACATGCAGTTTTATGGCTTTTTACCACGTATGTTGTTGGGAGCTTTGTTTGGATATGTGTTTTATTGGTCGGGTTCTTTGTGGTTACCCATTTTTGGGCATTTTATAAACAATGGTAGTGTAGTAGCGTTAAGTTATTTGTATCCCGAAATGATGGAAAACACCGAAATTACCTTGTTTGATTCAGAAATGAATTGGATAGCAAGTATTGTTAGTGCTGTACTTATGGTTGGATTGATGTTGTTTTTTAAACGAATAAATCATAAACAATTGGCTATTGATAAATTATAG
- a CDS encoding twin-arginine translocase TatA/TatE family subunit: MKTVLLGMIGPWQIALIVALALLLFGGKKIPELMRGVGSGIKEFKDGMKEGEKSAEDKEKEQQSK, encoded by the coding sequence ATGAAAACTGTATTATTAGGAATGATTGGTCCATGGCAAATTGCTCTAATTGTTGCTTTGGCTTTATTGTTATTTGGCGGAAAAAAAATCCCTGAATTAATGAGAGGTGTTGGCTCTGGTATTAAAGAGTTTAAAGATGGGATGAAAGAAGGGGAAAAGTCAGCTGAGGATAAAGAAAAAGAACAGCAATCAAAATAA
- a CDS encoding transglycosylase SLT domain-containing protein, with amino-acid sequence MKNKTFLSIIFVFTAIQFIFAGGDTSKTKYDLADDDPILSMIDSITLSGYFESLGLKDNFSKSSKYKYAKDSVPEFDEATYIKRFKKMDANSPFKFVYNGYVKGYVNLYAKRRKNTTAKMLGLAPLYFPIFEETLDKYNMPLELKYLAIVESALNPKAKSRVGATGLWQFMYETGKMYDLNTTSYYDERSDVYKSTDAACRYLRDLHAMYNNWDLALAAYNCGPGNVNKAIRRSGGKTDFWEIMAFLPRETSGYVPAFMAVNYVMTYAAEHNIQAVKPDVSCFKVDTVGVNQHISFAEISKVLDIPVEYLEYINPTYKHNYIPATGKANTLCLPYDKIGLFLTNEEAIYAQRNIKEEEKATEEIAQTTAAEPQRSESVVYKVKSGDSMSKIAMKYHCRTTQLKEWNNLKSDRLQVGQTLYVYPKASYVAQQKKQEEKATQLTATKATSDGKYLYYTVKPGDNLYRIASKFEGASVNEIQSLNKGLDPRSLKSGMKIKIKPIG; translated from the coding sequence ATGAAAAATAAAACATTCCTCTCCATCATTTTCGTTTTTACTGCAATTCAATTCATTTTTGCTGGCGGCGATACCTCTAAAACAAAATATGATTTAGCCGACGACGACCCTATTTTATCCATGATTGATAGCATAACCCTTTCGGGATATTTCGAAAGTTTGGGGTTAAAAGACAATTTTTCAAAATCTTCTAAATACAAATACGCTAAAGATTCTGTGCCAGAATTTGATGAAGCAACTTACATCAAAAGGTTTAAAAAAATGGATGCAAATTCTCCATTTAAATTTGTTTACAACGGTTATGTAAAAGGCTATGTAAACCTTTATGCCAAAAGAAGAAAAAATACTACCGCAAAAATGTTGGGTTTAGCTCCGTTGTATTTCCCCATTTTTGAGGAAACATTAGACAAATACAACATGCCTTTAGAGCTTAAATATTTAGCTATTGTTGAATCGGCCTTAAACCCTAAGGCAAAATCGAGAGTTGGAGCAACAGGTTTGTGGCAATTTATGTACGAAACAGGAAAAATGTACGATTTAAATACCACTTCTTATTACGATGAAAGAAGCGATGTGTACAAATCTACCGATGCTGCTTGTCGTTATTTGAGAGATTTACACGCTATGTATAACAACTGGGATTTGGCTTTAGCAGCTTACAATTGTGGGCCAGGAAACGTAAACAAAGCTATTCGTCGTTCAGGTGGTAAAACCGATTTTTGGGAAATAATGGCATTTTTACCTCGCGAAACAAGCGGTTATGTTCCAGCTTTTATGGCGGTAAATTATGTAATGACTTACGCTGCCGAACACAACATTCAAGCAGTAAAACCAGATGTTTCTTGTTTTAAAGTAGATACCGTTGGAGTTAATCAACACATCTCTTTTGCCGAAATTTCTAAAGTGTTGGATATCCCTGTTGAATACTTGGAATACATTAATCCAACCTACAAACACAATTACATTCCAGCAACTGGTAAAGCAAACACCCTTTGTTTGCCTTACGATAAAATTGGGCTTTTCTTAACTAACGAAGAAGCTATTTATGCTCAACGTAACATTAAGGAAGAAGAAAAAGCAACTGAAGAAATTGCTCAAACTACTGCTGCCGAACCACAACGAAGTGAATCGGTGGTTTACAAGGTTAAAAGTGGTGATAGCATGAGTAAAATTGCCATGAAATACCATTGCAGAACAACTCAACTAAAAGAGTGGAATAACTTAAAAAGCGATAGGTTACAAGTGGGTCAAACATTGTATGTTTATCCTAAAGCAAGTTATGTTGCTCAACAGAAAAAACAAGAAGAAAAAGCTACTCAACTAACGGCCACAAAAGCAACTTCCGATGGTAAATATTTGTATTATACCGTAAAACCTGGTGATAATTTATACCGTATTGCTAGCAAGTTTGAGGGTGCTTCCGTTAATGAGATTCAAAGTTTAAACAAAGGCTTAGATCCGCGTTCGTTAAAATCAGGAATGAAAATTAAAATCAAACCAATTGGGTAA
- a CDS encoding DUF4837 family protein gives MGKKTIFLSFFAAIIFSLVLVSCDTINEKVLPRASGKSGNVLVVVDSFYWNNQTGAAIMETFAKTQEGLPQREPMFDIIFIPHRNFAQIFKTNRNIIIVEVKPNSKNRLAINSEVWSKSQLIITITASSDEIAAETIRKNGVAIADYFNNKEIERLQAANQQSKNAKVSSVLKKQFNIDINVDTYYRIATEESNFVWIRKEKMAGEHPISQGLLVYSYPYTSDSTFSVHSLTNKRNEITKKHIQGAVDSTYMQSYAEFVPKEREISMNGLYAKELRGLWFIKGDFMGGPYVNYTFVDEKRNQVICIDGYVFAPKFDKREFLRELEAFALSAKLVE, from the coding sequence TTGGGTAAAAAAACCATTTTCTTATCGTTTTTCGCTGCTATTATTTTTTCTTTAGTACTAGTATCGTGCGACACTATTAACGAAAAAGTTTTACCTCGTGCATCAGGAAAATCAGGAAATGTTTTAGTGGTGGTCGATTCATTTTATTGGAACAACCAAACTGGTGCAGCAATTATGGAAACCTTTGCAAAAACACAAGAAGGATTACCCCAACGAGAGCCGATGTTTGACATTATTTTTATCCCTCACCGTAATTTTGCCCAAATTTTTAAAACCAATCGTAACATTATTATAGTTGAGGTTAAGCCAAACTCTAAAAACAGGTTGGCTATAAATAGCGAGGTGTGGTCAAAAAGCCAATTGATTATTACTATTACGGCTTCTTCGGATGAAATTGCTGCCGAAACCATTCGTAAAAATGGAGTTGCCATTGCTGATTATTTTAACAATAAGGAAATTGAACGTTTGCAAGCTGCCAACCAACAAAGTAAAAATGCTAAAGTAAGTTCAGTATTAAAAAAACAATTTAACATTGATATTAATGTAGATACCTATTACCGTATTGCTACCGAAGAAAGCAATTTTGTGTGGATAAGGAAAGAAAAAATGGCTGGTGAACACCCTATTAGCCAAGGTTTGTTGGTATATTCTTACCCGTATACCAGCGATAGTACTTTTAGTGTACACAGTTTAACCAACAAACGCAACGAAATAACCAAAAAACACATTCAAGGAGCGGTAGATAGCACCTATATGCAATCGTATGCCGAGTTTGTACCAAAGGAGCGAGAAATTAGCATGAATGGCTTGTACGCAAAAGAATTGCGTGGTTTATGGTTTATTAAAGGCGACTTTATGGGCGGACCTTATGTTAATTACACTTTTGTAGATGAAAAACGCAATCAAGTAATTTGTATTGATGGTTATGTGTTTGCTCCTAAGTTCGACAAACGTGAGTTTTTACGTGAGCTAGAAGCTTTTGCTTTGTCTGCAAAATTGGTGGAGTAA
- a CDS encoding DNA cytosine methyltransferase gives MKNKFINNISAEISVVEESQINIYGEVELDLLEKSVWDKSIKVEENGYYWKKDPVFTKGGEITKDRPIIVELFCGCGGTSMGFEMAGFEVVLGCDIHAPSIQTFKANHPNCSTILGDVKKVDPYTIKELLNGRPLDVIIAGVPCQGFSLNNRKRHQEDDRNLMYKEFVRFIEVLQPKVVVLENVSGMKSTGNFVEEIEKDLSRAGKMTVKSKLLYAPDYGVPQKRSRLIFVGIKDEEFDFKLIQKTHGPGTDKPYITIKDAIGDLPSLKPKETKRKYKTEPFSEYQKLMRINTNGSVECHTAPNHPKDTIEKIKNTIPGEPMYPKFKQRIRLAWDIQSPTQVSGGIRPQFQFGHPEDARGLTIRERCRIQSFPDDFIVKGGTVQGRVQTGNAVPPLLAKAVALAIKKYL, from the coding sequence ATGAAAAATAAATTCATAAATAATATATCAGCTGAAATTTCAGTTGTTGAGGAATCTCAAATAAACATTTATGGAGAAGTTGAATTAGATTTACTAGAAAAAAGTGTTTGGGATAAATCTATAAAAGTTGAAGAGAACGGTTATTATTGGAAAAAAGACCCTGTTTTTACTAAAGGTGGAGAAATTACAAAAGATAGACCTATAATTGTTGAATTGTTTTGTGGTTGTGGTGGAACTTCAATGGGTTTTGAAATGGCTGGTTTTGAAGTTGTGTTGGGTTGTGATATACATGCCCCATCAATTCAAACATTCAAAGCAAACCACCCCAATTGTTCAACAATTTTAGGCGATGTTAAAAAAGTAGACCCATACACAATTAAGGAGCTGCTTAATGGCAGACCTTTAGATGTAATAATTGCAGGCGTACCTTGTCAAGGTTTTTCATTAAACAACAGAAAGCGACATCAAGAAGACGACAGAAATTTAATGTATAAAGAATTTGTTCGTTTTATTGAGGTACTTCAACCAAAAGTTGTCGTATTAGAAAATGTTTCAGGAATGAAAAGCACAGGTAATTTCGTAGAAGAAATCGAAAAAGACCTTTCAAGAGCAGGAAAAATGACTGTAAAAAGCAAATTACTTTATGCTCCAGATTATGGTGTTCCTCAAAAAAGAAGCAGATTAATTTTTGTTGGAATAAAAGATGAAGAATTTGACTTTAAATTAATTCAAAAAACACACGGACCAGGAACAGATAAACCATATATAACTATCAAGGATGCAATTGGAGATTTACCTTCTTTAAAACCAAAAGAAACAAAGAGGAAGTATAAAACTGAACCCTTTTCAGAATACCAGAAACTTATGCGTATAAATACTAACGGTTCCGTGGAATGTCATACAGCTCCTAATCATCCAAAAGATACAATAGAAAAAATCAAGAATACAATACCTGGAGAACCTATGTATCCAAAGTTTAAACAAAGGATACGTTTAGCTTGGGACATTCAAAGCCCTACTCAAGTTTCGGGTGGAATTAGACCTCAATTTCAATTTGGACATCCAGAAGATGCCAGAGGCTTGACAATTCGTGAACGTTGTAGAATCCAAAGTTTTCCAGATGATTTCATAGTTAAAGGTGGTACTGTTCAAGGTAGAGTACAAACAGGGAATGCTGTTCCTCCGTTATTAGCAAAAGCTGTTGCTCTTGCAATTAAAAAATATTTATAA
- a CDS encoding universal stress protein: MKNILVTIDFEEKGQLLINKAAEIAEKFKAKLWMVHVAAPNPDFIGYEVGPQYIRDVLAKDLRNEHKLLQGFTAQLKEKNINAEGLLVQGTTIETIVELTDKLAIDLIVIGKHKHGFFHKTFMVSTDESLLEKANIPVLVVPIK; encoded by the coding sequence ATGAAAAACATACTCGTAACCATCGATTTTGAAGAAAAAGGGCAACTGTTAATTAACAAAGCTGCAGAAATAGCAGAAAAGTTTAAAGCAAAATTATGGATGGTGCATGTTGCAGCTCCAAACCCTGATTTTATTGGTTATGAAGTTGGTCCGCAGTATATTAGAGATGTGTTGGCAAAAGATTTACGTAACGAACACAAGTTGTTGCAAGGGTTTACTGCACAATTAAAAGAAAAAAACATCAATGCCGAAGGCTTGTTAGTTCAAGGAACAACCATTGAAACCATTGTAGAATTAACCGATAAATTGGCTATTGATTTAATTGTAATTGGAAAACACAAACATGGTTTTTTCCATAAAACCTTTATGGTAAGCACCGATGAATCGTTGTTAGAAAAAGCAAACATTCCTGTTTTGGTTGTGCCTATCAAATGA
- a CDS encoding acyl-CoA carboxylase subunit beta: MTDKTAILEAKIKEAKIAGGVDRIASQHKKGKLTARERIHFLLDDGSFEEIGMLVTHRSTNFGLDKTVFLGDGVVTGYGTVNGRLVYVFSQDFTVMGGSLAEAHAEKICKVMDLAMQNGAPVIGLNDSGGARIQEGVVSLGGYADIFYRNTLASGVIPQLSAIMGPCAGGAVYSPALTDFIMMVENTSYMFVTGPNVVKTVTHEEVSSEDLGGASAHSTKSGVTHLTYANELECISGIKTLLSFMPQNCEEDAPSIPYEKGNELRPALNTIIPENANQPYDIKEVIAGTVDENSFYEIHKDFAENIVVGFARLAGKSIGIVANQPAFLAGVLDIKSSQKGARFVRFCDSFNIPLLVFEDVPGFLPGTDQEWNAIITNGAKLLYAFCEATVPRITVITRKAYGGAYDVMNSKHIGADMNYAWPSAEIAVMGAKGAAEIIFKKEISEAADSEAKWKEKEAEYAEMFANPYNAAARGYIDEVIKPEQTREKLIKAFKMLENKVAVLPKKKHGNIPL, translated from the coding sequence ATGACAGATAAGACCGCGATATTAGAGGCAAAAATAAAAGAAGCAAAAATTGCTGGAGGTGTTGATAGAATTGCTTCACAACATAAAAAAGGAAAATTAACAGCCAGAGAACGTATTCATTTTTTGTTAGACGATGGTTCGTTCGAAGAAATTGGTATGTTGGTAACACATCGTTCAACCAATTTTGGGTTGGACAAAACGGTTTTCTTGGGCGATGGAGTTGTAACTGGTTACGGAACCGTAAATGGTCGTTTGGTTTATGTTTTTTCTCAAGATTTCACCGTAATGGGAGGTTCGCTTGCCGAAGCTCATGCTGAAAAAATTTGTAAAGTGATGGATTTGGCAATGCAAAACGGTGCTCCAGTTATTGGTTTAAACGATTCGGGTGGTGCTCGTATTCAAGAAGGTGTAGTAAGTTTAGGTGGTTATGCCGATATTTTTTATAGAAACACGTTGGCTAGCGGTGTAATTCCACAGCTATCAGCCATTATGGGGCCATGTGCAGGTGGTGCTGTTTATTCTCCTGCTTTAACCGATTTTATTATGATGGTTGAAAACACCTCGTACATGTTTGTTACAGGACCCAATGTGGTTAAAACAGTTACACATGAAGAAGTTAGCTCAGAAGATTTAGGTGGAGCTTCGGCACATTCTACTAAATCGGGGGTAACACATTTAACGTATGCGAATGAATTGGAGTGTATTTCAGGAATAAAAACCCTATTGAGTTTTATGCCTCAAAACTGTGAGGAAGATGCTCCAAGTATTCCTTACGAAAAGGGTAACGAATTACGACCAGCACTAAACACTATTATACCAGAAAATGCGAATCAACCTTACGATATTAAAGAGGTTATAGCAGGAACAGTTGACGAAAATTCGTTTTACGAAATACACAAAGATTTTGCTGAAAACATTGTGGTAGGTTTTGCTCGTTTAGCAGGAAAATCTATTGGAATTGTTGCCAACCAACCAGCATTTTTAGCGGGAGTTTTAGATATTAAATCGTCTCAAAAAGGAGCTCGTTTTGTTCGTTTTTGCGATTCATTTAATATTCCTTTATTAGTGTTTGAAGATGTTCCAGGGTTTTTACCAGGTACTGACCAAGAATGGAATGCTATTATTACCAACGGTGCAAAACTATTGTATGCGTTCTGCGAGGCTACCGTTCCTAGAATTACTGTAATTACCCGTAAAGCTTACGGTGGTGCCTACGATGTAATGAACTCGAAACACATTGGTGCTGATATGAATTACGCTTGGCCATCGGCTGAAATTGCTGTAATGGGAGCTAAAGGTGCTGCTGAAATCATTTTCAAAAAAGAAATATCAGAAGCTGCTGATTCGGAAGCAAAATGGAAAGAAAAAGAAGCCGAATATGCTGAAATGTTTGCTAATCCATATAACGCTGCTGCTCGTGGTTATATTGATGAAGTAATTAAACCCGAACAAACCAGAGAAAAACTGATTAAAGCATTTAAAATGCTAGAAAATAAAGTAGCTGTTTTACCAAAAAAGAAACACGGAAATATTCCGTTGTAA